The genomic window AAACGTATCATCCGGTAAATTTACAAAACTTCGGTGATGTAGCCTTCGCAAACCTCTGAGCCCAGGAATAGACATGTACCAGCCAGCTGATCCCTTCCTACCAAAGAGACAGACACTCTGCATCTGGAGAGGTGCGAGTGCTACAGGAAGAGGTTAAAGTTTGTGTAAAGTGTGACTTCGCCTACGGTCTATAACAACCATGTTGTCAGCATAGTATCCGTTTGTTCTTTAAGGCTAGAGCCACCATTCTGTTGGGAACTCGTTATAATTGTCTGTAACTCTCGTTGGcaggccctcactacatattcgtcgccaaacccactggctccaggtcatctataaatcacttctaggcaaatccccgccttattttagctcattggtcaccatagcaacacccacccgtagtatgcgttccagcaggtatatctcactggtcatccccaaagccaacacctcctttggccgccattccttccagttctctgctgcaaatgactggaacgaactacaaaaatctctgaagctggagacacttatctccctcattaactttaagcatcagttgtcagagaagcttaccgatcactgcacctgtacacagcccatctgtaattagcccacccaactacttcatccccatattgttatttacattataatataataataataatataatatgccatttagcagacgcttttatccaaagcgacttacagtcatgcgtgcatacattattgtgtatgggtggtcccggggatcgaacccactaccttggcgttacaagcgccgtgctctaccagctgagctacagaggaccacacaggaTCAAACATtgatatttattttgctcatttgcaccccagtatctctatttacatttaagtcatttagcagacgctcttatccagagcgacttacagttattattattatttttttttcatactggcgccccgtgggaatcgaacccacaaccctgacgttgcaaacgccatgctctaccaactgagctacatccctgccggccattccctcccctaccctggacgacgctgggccaattgtgcgccgtcccatgggtctcccggtcaccgccggctacgacagagcctggattcgaaccaggatctctagtggcacagctagcactgtgatgcagtgccttagacgacTGCCCCACTCGGGAGACATGGGACAGCGCACAgcctatttgcacatcatcttctgcacatctagcactccagtgttaatactaaattgtaattatttttgcactatggcccatttattaccttacctccataacttactacatttgcacacactgtatatagatgttctattttctactgtgttattgactgtacgtttttgtttattccatatttaactctgtgttgttgtttttatcgcactgctttgctttatcttggccaggtcgcagttgtaaatgagaacttgttctcaactggcttacctggttaaataaaggttaaataaataaaaataagttcTATGAAACTCCGAATTTGAGGTGCCAGTAAGAGTAGAGAAGAGTGGACCTTTATCTCCACCTCGTGGCCAGTCTTGGAACTGCAGAGGTCTTCAAGTATGCCTGCATAGAGATCTGGAACTTCACACCATGTGATGATTTTGataacaaaatacattttattgtacataaAAAATGCATGAACCATTCATTCAAATTTCTTATGTATGATCTGAAGCATTAAATCGTAACAGCCACTGTGAACACAGTAGCTAGTACAGTAATAGTTTAACACAGTGAGATGATTGATTGACTGGATCAACCTAACTCTGGTTGGTGCATAATGTATAGCAGGTTTTATTGTCCAAaaaccaaccacacacacaaaataggcAGCATATTACACAGAGCAGAATAAACACAACATTGACTTATGATCAATCTGAACTGTCTGATTCACAGACATTCACTGTGTGTAGTCATGTCATGTAGCGTGTGACAGGCCTGTAGTCATGTCATGTAACGTGTGACAGGCCTGTAGTCATGTCATGTAATGTGTGACAGGCCTGTAGTCATGTCATGTAGCGTGTGACAGGCCTGTAGTCATGTCATGTAATGTGTGACAGGCCTGTAGTCATGTCATGTAACGTGTGACAGGCCTGTAGTCATGTCATGTAACGTGTGACAGGCCTGTAGTCATGTCAAGTAGCGTGTGACAGGCCTGTGGTCATGTCATGTAGCGTGTGACAGGCCTGTAGTCATGTCAAGTAGCGTGTGACAGGCCTGTGGTCATGTCATGTAGCGTGTGACAGCCCGTAGTGTGTATAGTAAAGCAGCCTGTAGTCGAGCCTCCATCAGCAGCAGGTTGACATGGACCTGGAGAAAGAGACACAGGAAGACATAGGGTCAGTCAGTAACTCACCTGACACAGGTGACACACAGGAAAAGGTAGATACAGACGGACAGAGTTTATAGCGATGgttttgagtgagtgtgtgtagcgtgtctgactgtgtagcgtgtctgactgtgtagcgtgtctgactgtgtagcgtgtctgactgtgtagcgtgtctgactgtgtagcgtgtctgactgtgtagcgtgtctgactgtgttgcgtgtctgactgtgtagcgtgtctgactgtgtagcgtgtctgactgtgtagcgtgtctgactgtgttgcgtgtctgactgtgttgcgtgtctgactgtgtagcgtgtctgactgtgtagcgtgtctgactgtgtagcgtgtctgactgtgtagcgtgtctgactgtgtagcgtgtctgactgtgtagcgtgtctgactgtgtagcgtgtctgactgtgtagcgtgtctgactgtgtagcgtgtctgactgtgttgcgtgtctgactgtgtagcgtgtctgactgtgtagcgtgtctgactgtgtagcgtgtctgactgtgttgcgtgtctgactgtgtagcgtgtctgactgtgtagcgtgtctgactgtgtagcgtgtctgactgtgtagcgtgtctgactgtgtagcgtgtctgactgtgttgcgtgtctgactgtgtagcgtgtctgactgtgtagcgtgtctgactgtgtagcgtgtctgactgtgtagcgtgtctgactgtgtagcgtgtctgactgtgtagcgtgtctgactgtgtagcgtgtctgactgtgtagcgtgtctgactgtgttgcgtgtctgactgtgtagcgtgtctgactgtgtagcgtgtctgactgtgtagcgtgtctgactgtgtagcgtgtctgactgtgtgtgtgtgtgtgtgtgtgtgtgtggtgtacctTCTCAGAGTGTCTGAAGAGTCTCCAGTAGGCAGAGTAGATCCTATCTGTGGTCTGTTCTGGATGACACGCTACCGTCTTCACAAACATCTTGAGGCCTCGCTCCAATAACACATTCACCTCTCCGTAGTCGTAGTCAtcgtacctacacacacacacacacatttaaaaaaacatcagTATAACAGACAAAcccaggtgcacacacacacacacacagttatgaaCATAcaagtgtgtgtctagtgtgtgtgtgactgaccgtATTCCGTAGAGACAGTGTATGTAGTTCCAGAGAGCCttgcggagtgtgtgtgtgtccacatccTTGTGCATCGCCATCCTGTTGTAGGTTAGACCACACACAACCTGACAGAAAAGAGAACATCACTCCGTCAGTATCAACCTGACAGAAGAGAGGACATCACTCCATCAGTATCAACCTGAGAAGAGAGAACATCACTCCATCAGTATCAACCTGAGAAGAGAGGACATCACTCCATCAGTATCAACCTGACAGAAGAGAGAACATCACTCCATCAGTATCAACCTGACAGAAGAGAGAACATCACTCCATCAGTATCAACCTGACAGAAGAGAGAACATCACTCCATCAGTATCAACCTGACAGAAGAGAGAACATCACTCCATCAGTATCAACCTGACAGAAGAGAGAACATCACTCCATCAGTATCAACCTGACAGAAGAGAGAACATCACTCCGTCAGTATCAACCTGACAGAAGAGAGGACATCACTCCATCAGTATCAACCTGAGAAGAGAGGACATCACTCCGTCAGTATCAACCTGAGAAGAGAGGACATCACTCCATCAGTATCAACCTGACAGAAGAGATAACATCACTCCATCAGTATCAACCTGACAGAAGAGAGAACATCACTCCGTCAGTATCAACCTGACAGAAGAGAGGACATCACTCCGTCAGTATCAACCTGACAGAAGAGAGGACATCACTCCATCAGTATCAACCTGAGAAGAGAGGACATCACTCCGTCAGTATCAACCTGAGAAGAGAGGACATCACTCCATCAGTATCAACCTGACAGAAGAGATAACATCACTCCATCAGTATCAACCTGAGAAGAGAGGACATCACTCCATCAGTATCAACCTGAGAAGAGAGGACATCACTCCATCAGTATCAACCTGAGAAGAGAGGACATCACTCCATCAGTATCAACCTGAGAAGAGAGGACATCAATCCATCAGTATCAACCTGACAGAAGAGAGAACATCACTCCATCAGTATCAACCTGACAGAAGAGATAACATCACTCCATCAGTATCAACCTGACAGAAGAGATAACATCACTCCATCAGTATCAACCTGAGAAGAGAGAACATCACTCCATCAGTATCAACCTGAGAAGAGAGAACATCACTCCATCATTATCAACCTGACAGAAGAGAGGACATCACTCCATCAGTATCAACCTGAGAAGAGAGGACATCACTCCATCAGTATCAACCTGAGAAGAGAGGACATCACTCCATCAGTATCAACCTGACAGAAGAGAGAACATCACTCCATCAGTATCAACCTGACAGAAGAGAGGACATCACTCCATCAGTATCAACCTGAGAAGAGAGGACATCACTCCATCAGTATCAACCTGACAGAAGAGAGAACATCACTCCATCAGTATAAACCTGAGAAGAGAGGACATCACTCCATCAGTATCAACCTGACAGAAGAGAGAACATCACTCCATCAGTATCAACCTGACAGAAGAGATAACATCACTCCATCAGTATCAACCTGAGAAGAGAGGACATCACTCCATCAGTATCAATCTGAGAAGAGAGGACATCACTCCATCAGTATCAACCTGAGAAGAGAGGACATCACTCCATCAGTATCAACCTGAGAAGAGAGGACATCACTCCATCAGTATCAACCTGACAGAAGAGAGAACATCACTCCATCAGTATCAACCTGAGAAGAGAGGACATCACTCCATCAGTATCAACCTGAGAAGAGAGGACATCACTCCATCAGTATCAACCTGAGAAGAGAGGACATCACTCCATCAGTATCAACCTGAGAAGAGAGGACATCACTCCATCAGTATCAACCTGACAGAAGAGAGAACATCACTCCATCAGTATCAAACCAGATGTGCATGTTGGTTAATATGTTAGGGGTGAAGGGTTAACACATTAAAGGGTgcttgttgtggttgttgtagtacCTGGAACTTCTCCTCCAGTAATTGGCCCATGTCTGGTAACAGTCTGTTCACTAGGGAGAAGCCATGGTCTTCCCATGAGtagtcctacacacacacacacacacacacacacacacacacttattataTATGCATCTTATATGCACACCCACAACCATAGCTTTCCCATGAGAAGTCCTATAATCAGACATGCAAACAttatacacatacacattacacacacacagacctgtgcTCTCATGGTAGGAGGTGACTGTTCTCCTCGGATGGAGAAGTCTTCATAGATGAACTCTGGATCCTCCACCAACCTCAACAACAACTCAGAGGGGGCTCCCCGCACCACCGCTACACACACCAAGTCAGAAAGAATGCCATGGAAAACAGCCACAGAacgagattgtgtgtgtgtgtgtacatgtgcggTGGAGGTGTGTTCGTGTACCAGTAGGTATGCTctcgctcctctccctctcaaagCGAGTGATCATCTCTTCCGGACTACACTCCTCCTCCTGCTGTTGTAACTCCACCATCCTCTTCATCAATACCtccacctccatcactccatcctgacagagagggagaaggagagagagaaaattagtGACTGATTTACATGTTGTCACTTATCCAGCGACCTAGACTGCATCTCAAAACTCACCTCCGGCTTGCCGTCCTCGGGGATGGGACTGTGAGGGCTTCGTGGCATGTTATTGGATGGAGAGTGTGGATAGAAGGCATGTCCTAGCACAAAATTGGATGGTGATGGCGGGCAGAAGGTGTGGCCTCCTACGTGGTCGGGCTCAGGGTGTAGGCCACACCCCCAAACGAAGGAGGACAGCGAATGAGAGTGAGTCATCAGAACAACTGCATGGATCAGCTCAGCCAATGACCAACGAGCGTCCACCCCGGGACACACCAACTCCtgcaggagagagggggtggatgaccattactgtatatctctgtgtgtgtgtgtgtgtgtgtgtgtgtgtgtgtgtgtgtgtgtgtctcacctgtatGTGCTGTTGTGTGATGAGCCAGGGTCTGTGTGCCAGCAGCTTGTTGAGTGTGTGTAGGCTGCGTattttggggtgtgtgtgttgtagcccCCCCAGCCAGCTCTCCTCCCCCCCCGCCTCAAGGAACCCTGCACTATGCTGTTGGACCAGGTAGGAACACTGGTGACGAGCTGCggcctggggagagagggagagagaagagagtagagaaaAAGAGGGTGAGAGGGAAAGCAGAAAGAGAGTAGCgttagacacagacagacagtgtgtttgGGGGGGATCAGCTTGAGTAAGGTAATTACATAATAAGTCATTATTCGAGATGCAAGGCAATTTGTTGATCAGTGATTCTGTGAAGTTATAGTTCAGTTTAGGCAGTACAGGCTCTCACCATGACAACGATGTAGTGCCTCCAGGGGCGGGGCAACGGGCCATCCAGCTCCAGCAAAGCATGCTGGGTACGCAGGAAGCAGCTGAGGTAGGTGGGGTGAAGGGCCATCACCATTGTGATGTGGTCATAACGGCCCAATGAGAGGAAGGCTTCTATCAGAACTTCCTGATCTGGCCCCTCTTCCAAAATCTGAGAGGGTGTCAGAAACACACAGTAAGAGCATGGACAGACTGATAGACTCACACTCACTGCAACAGTCATACACTTATGCCTgcgaacacacacaggacaaacacaaaACATGTACCTCTTGTGCAGAGATGAAGGCACTAGGACCTGAGGCCAAAGCCTGAGGAATCTCAACACCTcgctcctgagagagagagagagagagagagagagagagagagagagagcaaccatGAATAACAATATCGAATGATGCACAACAATTCCGCCACCAACTCGAACATACACATTTTCTGGAATAAAAACGTCTCTCTACACTCCAAAGGGATAGAGAAGTAGAAATACTGGTTCCATTCTTTGTGATCCACCAAATACACAACACCTTATTTCTAGCTCTTATTCTTAGACTCTCATTGTTCTATCTACAGTATGTTATAGCCATGTCAATGCCATGACGCAGGCTTAAGTAGACCCAAACACTTGTGCCAGAGCCATCTAGAAAAATTTAGTTACTATATCAGCTGCCAGTTACAACTCCCTCCCTGTTAGCCCAAATTGAAGTTACACTGTAACATGATGATACATGAGCAACAACTTTTATAATGGGAACCAAATTCATAATATGCAACCATCCACATTCCCAAACACTCACCATCATCTTGAGTTGATTAATAGGTTAACTCAGCAGTATATCTACTATGTTAACGGCTAAAAACTACAGGACCCCGGTAAATCTGTGTTTTCTTTCGGTAAAGTAATACATCGGGAGCGTGCCATGGTGTTTCGATAAGAGCTAAAAGGGGGCGTGCCATAGAGTCTTACATCATCCCGTGCTCTgctgtctgatgaaacaaacagGCAACTGTTTGACAGATGACAGCTGTGAACTGAACTGTCATGGACTGGGGGTTATCATCGTTCATCATGATTTCATGTACCTTTTATGGAGACTCCTCAATCTTGTCATTTGATGAGAAACATCAAATAGCTGGATTAATGACATGGGTCAATTACCTATTGAGTAAATGATTTGCTCCTCTCTGGCAAAAATTTACGTTTCTGGCAACTGGCAAACCATAAAGTGTAATGCACTGATATGGAACCATGCTAGCTACCCGTCTCTCTGTAGCTCAAGCCCTACCTGTGCGGTCCGCAGCAGTTCCGCTGCCCTCTCGCGGACCTCCGGTAACGGGCAGGACCGGGAGACCCGCAGCAGCTGCAGGAGAGTGTGCTTTTCGAGACGAGCCGAACCGGGTCGGTCCAGACCCAACCGGGACATGACGCTCTGGGTCAGTTCTTCCAGCGCCTCTGCCCTCTCCGCCTCGTCCCTGCTGCACAGCCGAGAAAAGTTCTTCGGGTTCGGCCCCAGTTCGGGTTCCGACTCGACAGCTTCTGGTTGATAATGTAGGCTTGTAGGTCTGGAGACATCGGGGTTGGTGGTTCTTCCTCCGTTACATTCGCAAAGCACGTCCGTCAGTGGTTCTAGCGCCATCTCTTCCATAGCATAATATAGCAACCTGCACAGAACCCTCTCGTGTCTTGTCTTGACTTGTccctaactggctagctagctagctagctagctagataacgttaGCGCTGGTTACCGAATACTGATGTGCTAGTTAGCATCTAGGTTTGCACAATTCAGTCAGATTTCGTCAACAGACCGTAGTCGGCAGTAATCCCCACAGATTTTGTTTCAAATCGACGGTTTTTTTCTCAAGTAATGACAACACATTTGATTTGAGGCTAGCTTGCTAATGTCTCGAGCACGGGCACTTTACCGAAGGCTAGCAAGTTGTTCATCGTTGTCAATTTGAGTCGGATCAAAACAGCGAAACAGTCTGCAGCAAGATACTTCCATTATATAAGGTTACTGGTATCGAATACTTGACAGATATTTGTCACTTGTCCGGGTAATCGTTCAGATATGGAGAAGTTTGGTGACTTCGTCATCTCTCCTTTCGCCGGTATCAACTCCTCTACCTCAGCGTGACCACTGACGTCACAGATAAACTGTTTAAAAAATCGGCGGTTTATGCATTCTTCATTCTGAAGGGGTGTTCCCTCACAATATGATAATGATATTGTAATATGCATTAGGTACTGTCAAATTAGTTAACTATGTACGTTTTTATTCTTGATTTGTTGCCCATTGTTCCATCTATTTGGATACTTGCTGCTGTTGAAATTCTAATTATGGGGATAGACTGCCTTTCGGTGTAGGGTTTGGTGTTCATGAAAGTAGTGAGAGTTAGGACACACAGCAACCTTTATTCTCAGCACCTCAACCTTCATATCCTCCCCCAGGGGGGGGTGTGTGTCTTAAGTACTCCCAGTAAACACTGTTCCTCACACTGCGTAGCTCATGATCATGATGACTTCCGTTGTATCATACCTTCTCCACTTATATTAACAATGTATACTTCCTGAAATGTCATTTTAAAAAATCATCAACACATGTATCTTTAAGACCAATCTTATATTAAATtacctttatatatatatattccataCAAAATAGATACCTTCGTATGGTGACAACAGGGGAAAGGAAGAGATGAGAGTGAGAGATGCAGGGAGAGACACATAACAACAAAAGGATCGATGGAACTGATGTCCTGTTCCTCTAGGGATGACGAGATACAAGTTGCCTTTGGGGAAGACTTAACAGGGTGCACACACAGGCCGCCTATGGGGGGATACTATACATTGCTCAAGCACAGGCCATCTTAAAGATAGGACCTTCAGTGTTACAAACACCGGTTCCCTATGAGGAAATACTTTTAATAACGCACAGACAGGCTGCCTATGGGGGGGGGGGATACTTTTAGGGGCACAGACAGAAGATGGGTTACCATGGTGACCGGTGCTGCATCTCCAGGGAACCCAGTGATGGacaaggtgagggagagagagaggcgggattAAAGAGAAAGGGGGCAGGGGTTAAAACTCACAGGTCATAAGATCCTCTTCAGGGGATTGTTTGTGTGTCCTCCGCCGATCTCGTTCTCCAGTGCAGCAATCCTCTTCAACACGGCCTCCAGTGAAATCAGAGTCAAGGAAACCACAGAAAGACAGATGTAACACACAGTGGTCACACAACACCTTTACCATACTCTCACACTCTTGTAAAGGATATGTTTTTTCGTTAGTGCCTGTAAGGCTTCTTCTACTTTTTTCTGGAACTTAACGACAGAGTCACATTCACATGGGTCCTCCTCTGTAAAGACAGACAGCATAAAGTCACATTCACATGCATCCTCCTCTATAAAGACAGACAGCATAGTCACACAAGGTAGTGGAGATTTACTTTATGAGCAGGAAAGACattctgtgggtgtgtgtgagtgagtgagtgagtaaatgATTAAATATATGTGTAGTGCAGAGTTTTGAGTGTGATGTGTTTGTGTTTAACACCCCTCATCCTCCCTTGTCCCCCCAGCCTGCAGTAAGGCCGCCACAGACGTGGTGTTCCTGATCGTGCATCCAGAGAACCTTGCAGCTGGTCAAGAAGTGGATCAATCAGATCATAGAAAAACTGGTTGTCTCAGAGACCAAGGCTCACGTTAGACTGGTCCAGTACTCCAGCTCTCTCAAACAGCTGTGTGTGAACATGTGTGCGTGtgcagtgcttaatttgtcaaTCGGAAGGTCCCGGAACACATAGTAGGCTACAGCAGAACATACATATGAgaatatataggcctcctgcctatgtgaTAATATGAAGCACATATTCAGATTACAAACTTGTTCTGTGCTGTGAAGGTAAAGGAAAAAAAACGTCCTACCTTAGTTTTCAAAACCTCCCACAATGACTCTCCCCATGTCAAGTCCATTTAACTCCTGAGAGTCAGCTTCTTGCTCAAAGCCATGAGCGGGCATGTGGCTGTGATGTTTAGCCTCCTTCTAAGGATGTTCTGAAGACTTTGGCTGTAGTGTCTATTTTAGTATACATTTTTGTTAACCTGGGTGTCCTCTTTAGCTTGTCTACAAAGCTTGCTGCCACCAAATGCGCCTTGGTTCAGGCATGTTCAAAAACCCATTTTATGAGAGttctttatattttttatttttttttatgtctgATGCATAGGATGTTAATttactgtacattccacccactcttttgCTAGTTTAAGCCCTCCAGTCGTTTCTAGACCGAAGCTCCCTATctttttgcatgttgtacagcACAACTTTGAATTCTGCATGACAAGCCACGAGTTATACGTTTGCTTGTTCTTGAACTGCAAATTGCACCTGCTCCAAGCACTTTGTCGGTGGATGtactgcccccctccccccagctccccttctccatctcccgctgagtctgactcgctagtaggcctactagctagTGGAGGTGCCGGTGATGATGCTGAACTGGCGGGATTAGCATTGCCATTAGGTACAGtttgcccctctctcctctcctccggcaCTGACAGTTCTCTGGCTCGTTCTGGGTTCGATTCACCCACTTTCTCTGGATatttttactttaaaaaaaactTGATTGCGTTttcttataaaaaaaaatatttggctTTCCCACAATTCAAATTCAGCAGGGAGACGACTAGACTAGGCTACGTGACGTGATTacacagtgttgccaactcctcagtaaggaaagtagctattggctgtcctaaaagtcgctagaagtcgctaaatgacatcatcatataatttgcataattggccatctgcatgtaattgtgatggatgctgtaggagagaggaataacgttgtgggagagacaaaaagtgagtaaaaagctgcgcgaggactgggccgcctgtgagtgctttgggacaggGGTGGGGCCCCCAcccccacggcagcacccgctgctcgttgagaagagtaagaacaatACGTGCTTTCATGtcagagtctccaataacaccagaaaaagtcgctagatttgttgctagtcgcttttttgaaaatgtgtcgctagaggggtctgaatactcgctaaatatagcgacaaagtcactaagttggcaacactgattACGTAGGGACCACTTCACTAGCTGACCACCACTACCAAGACCTGTGTCAAAATCAGTTACTTACCCCGCTGGCCCTCCCCATAACCTCTATGTAcaaataagagagcaggtctggaatcAGTGTGGCAAGATATGATGATTACATAGAAGTATCACTGCGCTTTTACATGATGGTCTTTCTGGAGGGTGGGAGAAATAACAaggaggcaacttgatttaaTGCTGATCGCTTTTATTAGAATGTCTACAGTGTGAACAGTGAAATAATTAATAAATCATGCTGCGAAAGGTACCGGATCTGGGCAAATAGGTGCCGGAACAAACAAAGTCAAAtctgagaggtgccggatcctgttcatccggctcaaattaagcactgtgtgtgtgtgtgtgtcggaccTTGACAGATGTTGATCTGCAGCTTCTTAGCGATGGCCGTCATGGCTTTGAAGTCTGCGGTGTAGAAGTAGTGTTCTCCTGTTGGCTCTGATGCTATCTCCCTCAACACATCCTCTACAGCATTACCCACGCCCACAGCATACATCCTaaaacctagagagagagagggggagtggggggagagagagagagggggggagagagggggagtggggggagagagagattgggggagagagagagagggggagagagagagagagggggagagagagagagattgggggagagagggggagagagattggggagagagagagagggggg from Coregonus clupeaformis isolate EN_2021a chromosome 17, ASM2061545v1, whole genome shotgun sequence includes these protein-coding regions:
- the sesn2 gene encoding sestrin-2 isoform X3; translated protein: MMERGVEIPQALASGPSAFISAQEILEEGPDQEVLIEAFLSLGRYDHITMVMALHPTYLSCFLRTQHALLELDGPLPRPWRHYIVVMAAARHQCSYLVQQHSAGFLEAGGEESWLGGLQHTHPKIRSLHTLNKLLAHRPWLITQQHIQELVCPGVDARWSLAELIHAVVLMTHSHSLSSFVWGCGLHPEPDHVGGHTFCPPSPSNFVLGHAFYPHSPSNNMPRSPHSPIPEDGKPEDGVMEVEVLMKRMVELQQQEEECSPEEMITRFERERSESIPTAVVRGAPSELLLRLVEDPEFIYEDFSIRGEQSPPTMRAQDYSWEDHGFSLVNRLLPDMGQLLEEKFQVVCGLTYNRMAMHKDVDTHTLRKALWNYIHCLYGIRYDDYDYGEVNVLLERGLKMFVKTVACHPEQTTDRIYSAYWRLFRHSEKVHVNLLLMEARLQAALLYTLRAVTRYMT
- the sesn2 gene encoding sestrin-2 isoform X2 gives rise to the protein MEEMALEPLTDVLCECNGGRTTNPDVSRPTSLHYQPEAVESEPELGPNPKNFSRLCSRDEAERAEALEELTQSVMSRLGLDRPGSARLEKHTLLQLLRVSRSCPLPEVRERAAELLRTAQERGVEIPQALASGPSAFISAQEILEEGPDQEVLIEAFLSLGRYDHITMVMALHPTYLSCFLRTQHALLELDGPLPRPWRHYIVVMAAARHQCSYLVQQHSAGFLEAGGEESWLGGLQHTHPKIRSLHTLNKLLAHRPWLITQQHIQELVCPGVDARWSLAELIHAVVLMTHSHSLSSFVWGCGLHPEPDHVGGHTFCPPSPSNFVLGHAFYPHSPSNNMPRSPHSPIPEDGKPEDGVMEVEVLMKRMVELQQQEEECSPEEMITRFERERSESIPTAVVRGAPSELLLRLVEDPEFIYEDFSIRGEQSPPTMRAQDYSWEDHGFSLVNRLLPDMGQLLEEKFQVR
- the sesn2 gene encoding sestrin-2 isoform X1, with protein sequence MEEMALEPLTDVLCECNGGRTTNPDVSRPTSLHYQPEAVESEPELGPNPKNFSRLCSRDEAERAEALEELTQSVMSRLGLDRPGSARLEKHTLLQLLRVSRSCPLPEVRERAAELLRTAQERGVEIPQALASGPSAFISAQEILEEGPDQEVLIEAFLSLGRYDHITMVMALHPTYLSCFLRTQHALLELDGPLPRPWRHYIVVMAAARHQCSYLVQQHSAGFLEAGGEESWLGGLQHTHPKIRSLHTLNKLLAHRPWLITQQHIQELVCPGVDARWSLAELIHAVVLMTHSHSLSSFVWGCGLHPEPDHVGGHTFCPPSPSNFVLGHAFYPHSPSNNMPRSPHSPIPEDGKPEDGVMEVEVLMKRMVELQQQEEECSPEEMITRFERERSESIPTAVVRGAPSELLLRLVEDPEFIYEDFSIRGEQSPPTMRAQDYSWEDHGFSLVNRLLPDMGQLLEEKFQVVCGLTYNRMAMHKDVDTHTLRKALWNYIHCLYGIRYDDYDYGEVNVLLERGLKMFVKTVACHPEQTTDRIYSAYWRLFRHSEKVHVNLLLMEARLQAALLYTLRAVTRYMT